In a genomic window of Scomber japonicus isolate fScoJap1 chromosome 17, fScoJap1.pri, whole genome shotgun sequence:
- the LOC128376870 gene encoding adenylate kinase 7-like: MGDKTKQSRPKRIFINDVDRYSSKHIAKFLSTCVETSEDAEAEEMSASPAGPPAFHIVATVSSSSKHETARFLLEQYKSPSRDELLERLLECDVVVYNISENTTQQQVEEATWALTALQAQMENFKSRKMFILVSTVMTWAATKPQNPDEPDVLLTEEEFRRRRPHPSFKNHNNLEKLVLKLGRGKKSKLIGFVVAAGLQYGKGENLFHFFFKVSWLMLCPKVPLFGNGTNFIPMIHINDLAGVIQNIIQHKPKSKYILAVNDAKNTLEEIVKMISDVLGPGQMDKLPEHEAVTMKAFKPEELEYLSINLRLDAFIIKDSFNIRWTSETGMVDNMESIVEEYKNTRQLLPIRICLVGPPAVGKTTIAEMLCIHYQIHHIKIQEVIDGKITQLNEIVNGADTEYVSEDVLASAQRQLENINRSMEVNEVSLCFGPLGRLPDHLVFDILQEKLSSKTCRNHGFVLDGFPKTYEEAKLIFSDEDMENQDSTSKAPLYNKKITPEHVFALNASDDFLTKRVQGLPENVAEEMCYTEDKFISRLQRYKQLSEAEETLLDFFDELEIHPEHIDDPEYTDVMKMITEMVGVPKNYGLSPEEQEEEDRRQEEERKQKVATEAAEKKRRNEATLAEMAAQYEEWQKNLSEVKRQEYELLEAHCVPLRNYLMKYVMPSLTEAMLECSKIKPEDPVDFLAEHLLRNNQQD; encoded by the exons ATGGGGGACAAAACCAAACAAAGTCGCCCCAAACGTATTTTTATCAACGACGTCGACAGGTATTCCTCCAAGCACATCGCTAAG TTTTTATCAACATGCGTAGAGACGTCTGAAGATGCTGAAGCAGAGGAGATGTCTGCCTCCCCTGCTGGTCCACCTGCTTTTCACATAGTCGCAACggtgtcctcttcctccaaacACGAGACAGCTAGATTTCTGCTGGAACAATACAAG TCACCATCCCGAGATGAACTTCTTGAGCGCCTGCTGGAGTGTGATGTGGTTGTGTACAACATCTcagaaaatacaacacaacagcagGTTGAAGAGGCAACATGGGCACTCACAG CCCTTCAGGCTCAGATGGAGAACTTCAAGAGTCGGAAAATGTTCATCTTAGTCTCGACAGTGATGACGTGGGCTGCGACCAAGCCACAGAATCCC GATGAACCAGATGTTCTGTTAACAGAGGAAGAGTTCAGAAGAAGAAGGCCTCATCCCAGTTTTAAAAACCACAATAATCTGGAGAAACTTGTGCTCAAACTGGGCAGAGGT AAAAAATCCAAGCTTATCGGCTTTGTTGTAGCTGCCGGTCTTCAGTATGGAAAGGgagaaaacctctttcacttctttttcaaG GTGTCTTGGCTGATGCTGTGTCCAAAAGTCCCTTTATTTGGAAATGGCACAAATTTCATCCCCATGATTCACATAAATGACCTCGCAGG GGTGATACAGAACATCATTCAACACAAGCCAAAGTCAAAGTATATTCTTGCTGTCAATGATGCCAAGAACACTTTGGAGGAGATTGTCAAG ATGATAAGCGATGTGCTTGGGCCTGGGCAAATGGACAAGCTACCAGAACATGAAGCCGTCACTATGAAGGCTTTTAAG CCAGAGGAACTGGAATACCTGAGTATAAACCTCCGCTTGGATGCTTTTATTATCAAAGACTCCTTCAACATCCGCTGGACGTCTGAAACTGGGATGGTTGACAACATGGAGAGCATTGTGGAAGAATACAAAAACACCAGGCAGCTACTT CCAATCAGGATCTGCCTTGTTGGACCTCCAGCTGTGGGTAAAACCACCATTGCAGAGATGCTCTGCATACATTACCAAATACACCACATCAAGATCCAAGAGGTCATAGATGGAAAGATCACACAACTG AATGAAATAGTGAATGGAGCTGACACTGAGTATGTCAGTGAAGATGTGCTGGCTTCTGCACAGAGACAACTGGAAAATATCAACAGAAGCATGGAAGTGAATGAAG TGTCTCTCTGTTTTGGCCCTTTAGGTCGACTGCCTGACCATCtggtttttgacattttacaagAAAAGCTCAGTTCAAAGACATGTAGGAACCATGGATTTGTTCTCGATGGCTTCCCTAAGACTTATGAGGAAGCAAAGCTGATTTTCTCTG ATGAGGACATGGAGAACCAAGATTCAACGTCCAAAGCTCCTCTGTACAACAAGAAAATCACTCCAG AGCATGTTTTTGCACTAAATGCCTCTGATGATTTCCTGACAAAAAGAGTACAAGGACTTCCAGAGAATGTAGCAGAGGAAATGTGCTACACTGAGGACAAATTTATCTCCCGTCTGCAGAGATACAAACAACTCAGTGAGGCTGAGGAAACCCTGCTGGACTTCTTTGACGAGCTTGAGATTCACCCAGAACATATTG ATGATCCAGAGTACACAGACGTTATGAAGATGATCACTGAGATGGTGGGGGTCCCCAAGAACTACGGCCTCAGCccggaggaacaggaggaggaggacagacggcaagaggaagagaggaagcagaaaGTGGCTACTGAAGCAGCTGAGAAGAAACGCAGGAACGAGGCTACGCTGGCTGAAATGGCTGCTCAGTATGAGGAGTGG CAGAAGAATTTGTCCGAGGTGAAGAGGCAGGAATATGAGCTGCTGGAAGCTCACTGTGTTCCCCTGAGGAACTACCTGATGAAGTATGTGATGCCCTCGCTCACTGAGGCCATGTTAGAGTGCTCAAAGATCAAACCAGAGGACCCTGTTGACTTTTTG GCTGAGCATCTTCTTCGAAACAACCAACAAGATTAA